GTGGGACGAAACTCTAATTCAGGATGTTTTCAACCTGGTCAATGCACAACGTATCTTGCAAAAATCTCTGAATATGCAAGGGTTCGAAGATTTTGTCGCGTGACAGTACACTAAATCTGGCACTTTTTCGGTCAGGTCTGCTTATCACCGTGAATGGGAGCTTCGCTATGGTCAGCAGCTTTCTCAGACTGATGGGCAAGGATGGGTTCGAATAAACCCGGTCTGGCAAACAATCTGGAATCTCAGTGTGCCAGGGAAGATTAAAATTTTCATTTGGAAGGTCCTACATGGTATGCTTCCCTGTTTGGGAGTCCTTGCAAATAGACACGTTTCAACTAGTGCTCAATGCCCGATCTGCTCGTCAAGTGCAGATTGTTTGGCGAAGGAATGTTATGCATCTAAATCTCCGACCTTTTGGGACAACTCTGCCCCTGATTTTATCTCATCTTTGATTGCAAACGATATAGCTGTCATTTGATGAATAAAATCTTATTCCCGTAAAAAAAAATCATCATCAAATATGCAATAGCTATCAAGAACTACGATCTGTTTGAAATATACCAATCAGATATAGCATCAAAATATGCAATAGCTATCATCAACTACGATCTCTTCATAACAGCTGGCTGCGTTAGTTTCCAATCCAACCAATGTGCATTCAAGGATTAATTCCTACAGTAATCTATGAAGCTTCCATATTCATCAAAATTCCAACCCGATGTAGCATTCAAAAAGTATTACTTTCTTGCGATGAAAATTGATCACCACATCGAGATCAGGCAACAAATCACAACAGAAAGAAATTGAAGGAGACGGTACCTCAACTAGCGCAGCCTCCTTCCTTGGGAAGGCACCGACGATGGCCGGCGACACGGACACGTCCCTCGCACCCGCGATCATGGCCGACTCGCTCCATCCCATCCTCGGCTAAAGCAAAACCGAaataaaaaaaatcacaaaattgcAAAAACAGTAAAAACGCCGAAAGTGGAAGCAGATTTGGAGGGGAATTCGAGCCGCAACCACGTGGAGAAGCGACGCGCGGAGGACCTTCTGCTGCTCTTCCTCGTACCCCGCGCCACCAGATCGGCGACCCCCCGATGCAACTCCCTTTCCAGTCCGGTAGGCCCCTCCAGCGCCGGAACCGGCGGAGAAGGAGGCTCCATCCTTCTTGGGAGGGTCGACCGCGGGCTCCAGAGGGGGGGCGGGAAGAGGCGGTGGGGGCGAGGCGTCGGTGGACAGCCAGCAGAGAGCAGCGGTGGCAGGAGGCGGCGGGGAAGTGCATGGGAGGAGgcgccgggcggcggcggtggagaggaggcggcgggcggcgaggaagGAGGCCATTGCGGAAGGGCCGGTGCCACGTACTACcacgtgttcgacgaaatggcGAGGCCGTATCGAAACAGAGTTTGCCGAACCAATTGGTGCCGTAAAGACTCTCAGTCGGGACGCGAAGTATCTTCTCGCGAGCTCATATGCTCCTGTATAAACAGTAAGCTTGAAAAATGTAAGAAAATCAAACAACTCTGAAAAAACCATTAGGAATTTTTAGTGTGTCTGCAAAGtttcgtcatgaaatcacattcgtAGAAATCATGGCAAAAAAATATAGATGCCCTAATAATGGTATTTTCAAACGCATTTTGAAGCTCTGATTTTTCTTTTGCCACAACTTTTACAAACGTTATTTCGCGATGAAACTTTATAAGCACTTCAAACATTCCTTAATGTTTGTCATAACAAAAACAGAATGTtttgaattatttccaatattCTTTGATTTTACTATTAATACCAATAGCATTTGAACTCGAGCTGAGAAAGTTACTTTTGACTCGGTCGTATTTACTGTCGCCATGATTTGCATATAAAGTGCCGAAAATACCCTAACAAACATGGTTATACATGAACCTGGTAAGAAAAAGTTTCTTGCAAAAAAGTTAGCAATTTAGGAAAAAGTAAAAAATCTTCAAAACTTTTTTGGAACAAACTTGGCCTACTGAAGTACCCCTATAAAAAATTACAAAGGAAAACTCCCCGTAAAAAAAttaagcaaaaaacaaaaatttcAGGACAATGTGGAGTGAATAGTAACTCTAATATGGTGTTGATTTTGGCTTTTTGCCAACAATACCATAAAAATTATTTCTTCGCCCAAAAATTTATGCGAGTGTGACGCTTGAGCAAGTTTGTTGTAAAAAACATGTTTTCAGCCATTTTTAAATTACTTTTTTTTGGAGAAACAGGTGTATCTCTTCCGGGTTCATTCGTTCCCTCATATATAGTGTGTTCAGTAAATTTTAGAGATTGACAAGGTCATGTGCAAACTCAGTCGTCATATCTCAATCTTAAAAGATTCGGTTATACACCGCCCGCCGGAGCAAGGGAAAGGATACTTGCAAACGCCATCGTCATACCACCAAGCTTTAAAGACCACATAGCCACTCACCGTTAGAAATGAGATCTACTACTAACAAATGAAGGAACATCATTTGGGGCATCACCCCACGCAAAAGCAGACTTACAATCATTCACCATCGGTCCAAGCGGTTGGAGAAATCAGACCATGCCGAAGATTAACTTGAAAGGAGAGGTCAAAGTCCCCACACTAAAATTCAGCCAACTGCTTGTCTTGCTTGACGTACTAAGTGTCAAGATCTTATGAGGGCCGACAAAACAGGCAACACCTACCCTCACAGACCATTCATGGACGCCTGACCGGACATTGTCAAGGTAGTGAGAGGCCAAAGAGACCTTATTCCAGTGCGATGTCGCCACCACCTCGTCGATGTTGCCTGGATAACTAAAAACCTAGGAGAAAAAGAACTAATAAAAACGGAAGGGACGGGTCCCCCACTCCTCTAGCTGCCAACAAGCCACCAAACAGGATAAGGGAAGGGGGCGAGGCTTGGTGGCAGCTAGAGTTAGGGATAGGAGGAGAGGTGATGGCAACTAGGGTTAGGGATAGGAGGAGATTGATTTTTGAAAAGGGTCGCTTTATTACTTACAAGATTTAAGCCTTACACCCGGCATCTGCATAAACCCTCTTAGTAACTAAACCCCCTTAGTAACAATAGTTATTTAAGTAGACTGAAGTCCTGTAATTTTACTTCTCGTTTGCCCAAATAAAGCATCGTCTTTTAAAGGAAGAAGAGTGTTACCTGGGCCCAAGAGCTCAACAAACTTGACTGCTTTACCGATCATGTGACATATATGATAAGCAATCCAAACTACTAAAAAAAAAAACTTGACTGCTTTTACCGCTACTAGGTAACATGAAGATGTCCACAGCGGTGCAGGAACTTTAATTTTAAAGCTCATAATCTCGTCAAGTTCGCATCTAATCTGGATCTCATAATCTCGTCAAGTTTGCATCTAATCTGGACACAGGTCGTCATATTTGGTTGGGAACCCTCATATGATCCAACCATTATACCTATGGACATTTTGTTGAATTATTAATAAAGTTGGGCGAGAATTCTACAAAAAAAAAAGTTCTGTGTCATCCTCCATCTTATATCCCAGGTATTACAGCACGTCGTACAACATCCAGTGTGTGGTTGCAGTCTTCACACCATCACTAACCAACGACTAGCAACTGCACATCTACCTGTCTGTTCcagatttcctccagtctcccaaccCATTCCAAACATCGAACAAACTCTTCCACCGGAGCTCCTGCCCCGCGTGGCGTCTCGCTTCGGCCTGAGCTGCCGTTTCAGCCTCCATATCTTCACCCCCTGCAAATCATGCATGAACTTTCAGTCTCTGAACTTCACATGGTTTTCAGTTCGTAGGAATGAACAGCTGAATATACTACCGCTTGCGCCCCTGGAACTTTCCTGCCGCTCCTGCTTCTCGAGTTTCCTGGAGAAGTTCCTGGCCGCCGCGAACACGTCCTTAGGCCTCTCCCACCCGCCGCCGAACACGCCGTGCCCTTCCTTGGGCTGTGGACGTGCCATGAACTCCAGCACCGGGAGCTCTTCGCTCCCAACCCAGTGGATGCAGTTCACAGGGCAAGACTCCACAGCCACCTGCGATTAAGATCCCTGGATGTGTTTCAAACAGCTCAACTAGTGCCAACGTTGAGTCGGAAACTCGGACCATCTGGACTTACCTGGATCTGCTGCTCCACGTCGCCAAACTGGACTTCGACGTGCGCGCTTCCAAGAACATCGTCCATGGCAAATGTCTCCCCAGCATGGTGAACACACTCCCTACATCCTGCACACGGCAACCTCTATCTCTGAAGCACTGGTGTTCTTTGGTCAGAAATATCAGTACTACGTACCTATGCATTTGTTCTCATCCACGAAGAGAGCCTGGCTCCTGATAGGCCCATTCCAAGAACTGTACCCGTCCCCGGTGTAACCGCTCCCAAAGCCGCCTCTGCTCTTGCCAAATCCATCAGCTTTCCTGGATGAACTCCTCATCAACACCTCATACGCCTCATTCAGCAACAGCGCATGGTCATGGCCCTGAACAGAAAAACACCAATTCACAGTTTACCACGATGCAAGGGAAAGAACCGATCTGATATCTCACGACAAAACAGCTGCTCCTTGTCGAGATTTTTTTACCTTTTACCTGAATTTCTAAGAAACCAAAAACCAAAACCAAAAAGAAGAGTAAATCGAAGAACAGGCAGATGGATGCGCACCTTGTCGCCAGCAATATCAGGATGGTGTTGCTTCTGGAGTTTCCTGTAAGCTTCCTTGATCTCCTGAGGTGTGGAATGAGTTGCTACTCCAAGAACCTGGTAGTAGTCCCTTCTTGTCTTCCCCTTTGCTGTGCTGCAGCACCTGATCATGGTCCTTCTGTACTTGTTTGGTCTAATCAGTTCATGGTGAGCTGATCCAGATCTGAGCTGCAAACAATAGTGATCAGAAGCAGCACAGGTGCTGAAGAACCCTGCCATTTCTCACTTCAGGTTTTTTTTTCCTGTGCCTGTGAGGTGAGGCTGTGACTCCTGAGCAACTGGAGATAAACTCTCTTCAGATATTTGCTGCTGACGAGTACAAGAAGCTGTCATTTTCAGAGAACAGATATTTACAGGATTTTTTTCACACCTTCTAGCTGTTGGACATAAAGGAGAGGACCAAAAAGCAAGCAGACTACCGATATTTACATTATAACAGCACGTGTAAATATAGATTGCTCAAAACGTTCTCCCCCGATGTTTTTAATAAGGTCATATTCCTGATCGTGCATACATGTTCTGGTACTCTAGGAAATACAGTATGTGATCAAAGCTTATTCTGAGCGTATATGCAAATAAATAACAACGTAGATGTGTTGTGCATCTATGAGTAGAACTATACATGCCAGCAAGGACCACATATCCTACTACTCTACAGCTTGAGCTGCCTATACATACATATTACATCTGTGGTCTTGTCTGGACTACGTAGATCTTCCCATCCTTCACTACTCCCTCAACATCCTGCGGTGACCCATAGAGCTCCTCGATGGCGTGGCCAGCCCGTGCAATGCTTGAGAGGATTGAGCTCCGGAATCCAGAGTCAGTGATGAGAGGGTCGGTCGTGTAGTCGAGTACAACTTCATCTTCCACATCCATAGGGACACTGAAACAGGCACACTCCTCAGCTGCAATGCTAAATGAATTTTTAAGGATTTGGGTAAACCACATCTCATGAAGGATTTACACTAACCTATCATACAGCCCTGCTCCAGCGTAACCTTCCAGATCCTCACCATTAGAGTCTGAACGGAAGATGATTGACCGCTTTATGAAGAGACCAATTGGCTTGCTAGGGTAACCCAGTACCTATTAATGCGCTACATTCAGCTCAGCAAGAATTTAACATGTGAAAAAACTAATATACTCAAGATATTCTCACCTTGGGAGAGTCAAGGTCATCTTTCTTACACACGAAGCTCATGGCACGGCCAGGATAAGCTCCCACAAGTGTCTCTCCAAGTCCTTTCACCACTTCAGCATATATCTCAGAAGAATCTCCAGATGACGGGTTCGTAGTATGAATGACAAAGGCATAGTCTGCGTTGACAATTTCTTGTACAAGAACAGCCATGGAAAGGTACTCATGATCGAGTTTCACCTTGCGTGTGCTAAAATATGCTCTTTCATTCCATTTTGATGCCCAAACCTAAAATAGAAATTATGTGAGATGTCGAAATCCCCAACTCAGAGCGAATTCACTCACCCACTAATTTATCATAATCAAATGCTCTGATCTCTATAATAGATCTATCTAAGCTTTGGGGACAAATGATGCAAGAAGATCCAATTTATGTAGGTAAGTCCATGGCGTTTCTAATGACATCAAAACTCAGAGATGCGCATTCTGGATCCTTCACTGGTATGAGTATCAGGAGAACAGACCTTTTTAATTGCCATCCAAGCTTGCTCCCAACGGTGGTCACTTTCATCTCCAGGCCAGGGCATTCCGGAGCTTAGCATCTTCTCCTTCAGCTCCTTAACCTGTAAAGGGAAGTAGAGAAAAAGTGAGATAAACAAGGTTTCAAATTGCAATGGATGCAAATagaatttatatttattttttgtttAAGAAAACTGTGGGGAAAACCCCGACAATATAAATAGGAACCTAAATTTATGTCGTGAGGAGTGAGGACTTGAGCCCAGGTGGTGGGACTGTATCCACTCTCTCACTTCTTACTACCGCTGACAAAAAAAAATATTttaaaggacagacccagtgctaaAAGCTCCCACACCGGGTGGGGCCTGGGTAAAGGATTATACGAGCCTTACCCCTGcacagtgcaatgcagagaggccgcgtcaaacccaggacctcttggcacaagtggggagtacttcaccactgcgccaggaaTGTCCTTTAAAAAAACTTTATCGGCTTTAAATCTTTAACTTAATTCTTCCAAAGATCTGGGTACGTGGCGGCCCGTTCACCTCTTAAGTTTCTTATACTCTTAAAGATCTGAGTTGGTGGTGGCCCGTTCACCTCTTACGTTATTAAGAATCGTCACATTTGTCATCCATTTTATGAGGGATATACATATGGTTGGATTCAATTGATGTATATTCtgagatttttttttctattttgtacAAACTTATGGACTAAGTGGCGCAAGCGTTTAAACAACTGATAATAGTATATAACAAAATTAAATTCCATAGACAAAGCACAAGCATTTAGCTAGTTGCAATGTTATATCTTACCAGTTGAGTTGGAGCAGTTAGATTAAGAACAGTTTTCCGGATTTCTCCTAGAGCACTAAAATCTTCTTGAGCAAGTCTGCCCTTCAGCATCTGTATGTTTTGTGCTACTTCCTGCCATCAAAGGACGGAACAATCAGTTGGCTCATTGCCTGGAAGATCATTACTTATTTCAAGTGTACTTTTGTGATAACATCATACCAATGAATGAGAATAATAAATTGAAAAATCATTATTATGCTAGCAACTTTTTGTGTTGGACAGGCAGATGAAACAGATTTCTCTAACCACTGTATAAACCGAGTGATACGGTGCTACCATTCACTTATTTAATTTCAAACAAGAACCACCAACCTTATTGGTCTCATCAGACAATATCTTCTCAAAGGTCCCAAATGGTATGGCAACTGATGTTGGGATACCAACCCATGAAGGTACTTTTCCTTTCAGGTATGCTATGTTGCGGGACTTTGCTCCAACCTGACAACAGAACGTGAGTACCCGAAAGTGCCAGGCAAGAAGAGAAGGAATCCAACAGAGCAACAATTTGTTTCCTGATTAATTCTGAAAGTAACATTTCGTAGTGCATAGAATTCTGTTATTACCATTTCATCAGAGAACTCTTCCGCTGATATTGCATATTTTCCGAGGAACTTTTTCTTGACTAATGATAAAGATGGTATTGCTTCACCACCTTGTGCATCTGAAGAAATTGAAAGTTCACTGTCCGATACCTCCCTACAAAGTGGTAGACACAAGATGTAATTGGTTGACATATAATCAAGGATAGAAGGAGGATTATCAAGACAAGTAAACTAGAAAATACTAAGCCAAGGGATTCCAGGTTGGCTGTGATATTACTGGTGATTGTTGAAAACTGAATGATAAGAAGCGCGAAATATGATCGTATGGCAATAGTTCAACTGGTGTTTAGCTACTTGTCACTTATATAGCAGAAGGTTTTCCCAGCCCTGTAAACTAATCAATCTTACTGACTATTGCTAACATAACTGGCGTTGGCCTTCGAAAAAAAATTAGTAGCTCCCTGTACCAAGTTATTCTCCATGGATGTGACATGTGTTAAATAAAGGGCTACTCTGACAGAAGAAACTATTCATCAGATGTATGCAATTCATAACTAATAGTAAGAGCTACCTGTAGGTGACATCTGCAGAAGTAGTTTTGAAGGAAAACACCTTCCCTTCATGTCCTTGAAGTTCAGACAGGATGTTCAGGTCAAAGCATGTCGCAAACAACACCTTAGATAGAGAGAAGTGAGGCTGCTTTAGATCAACATAGGAAACATATCTTATCAAAACTAGAAATGTATTTGTGAAGACAAAAAAACCTTGCAATTCCTTGCTCGAACTGACACATGAGACAGAACATCTGGCATATCAGGTGTTATCACGCCAACAACACCATCTGGTATTTCTTCCTCTCCCTTGACACTCTTTGCCACAAGGATTGTTGGTTTATCATAAGTTTTGTTTTGAACAGAAAGCAACTTATCAACCACTACAATATAACCTGTTACTTCAACTGGGCTAATAACCTGCCAACTATTAAAAGGAGATGGACGTCAAGCACAGAGTAAAGGAATATAATACAATAAGATGTATAAACTGAATTGCTAAGTGACACCATTTCAAAATGACAGGTAATGCACAAGGAATCGTGGTGTAAAAAATAAAATAGCAACCATGGAATTCACAATTTTACCTTCCAAGGTGTGCGACATTTCTGAGAACAGGGTCAAATCGGTTCAGAAGAGCAGATAAAGTGGTAGCTGATCCACCACGAATTACTTCTTCTGTGAAGATGTCAACCTGCCAAAATGATATTTATGACTAGTTCCTAGAGGCCAAAATATGAACATAGATAAATAAAGCTGAAGTTCATAAAATACGTACTGCCCATTCCTCAACGTTGAGTAATGAGCCAAGATATTCAGCCGAGGGCTGCATCATATTGTAGTATTGTTCGCCCTTGCTCGCAAGGGCAAGTCTGGTTCTGTCAAGAAATGCTTTAGCGTAGAGGGCCCATTGGTCATCCTTTTGCTTAACCATGTCCATGGCTCGATTCCATCCCTTCAGGAAACACAGTAGAACAAAGTCACCATCCTTGAACTTGAACTTGAACTTGAACTTGATACTTTTAGGTGGTGTTAAAAACTTGACATTGCTAAAGAGAAAGAACACATTACAAGCAATGGAGATACCCATAGGTGCAAGACAAAGAATAACTAATAAGTTGAAACAGAAAACAAGAAAAGGAAAATTGTGAGCAGCCACCCGACATACAAAAATAACTATATTATGGTTATGCATATCAAATTAGATGCAGACGAAAAATATTTTGTCTCTAGAAAACTTGAAACAGATGATCAATTTACCTTTAAGCAATATAAGATGTCTTCGTTGTCGTCAGTGGACAAGGCAAGATTTTCAAGAACAAGACTGATGAAGTACATAATTTTCTGGACAAGGGGAAAACATGTTTGAATGAGAAACAACAAGATATAGTGAGCGAACAAGCACATATAGTGACATGACTAAAGCGATAATCGTGTAACCAACCTCCGGTGCTGCATCATTCAGCTCCTCATACGACCTTTCAACTGCTGTCCTGAAAGTAGAATCAAGAGCAATGTCCAAAAAGATAAGATCCTTCAAGCGTTCAGATGAGCCAATGAGCAAAGGGCGTAGTTCAACACGAGCCTCCAATAACCCCTGCAAGGTAGCAATTAACATTGGCAACTCGTGATTCACATGGCGATCCAGCAGAATTGGTGAAATAGGCAAAAATCAATTAGTTCCAAGGAACATAATAATTTGATAGAGAAATAATCCTCACCTCAAGAAGTGGCTCTGCTGATTTATCCTCAACATGGTCAAGCACAAATTGAAGCAAATCCTAGTCACACAATGAATGCCATAAAATAAATTTACAACATAAAAAATGTAAACATGTTGAGAAAAAAGGTAAGGATTTTACAGGAAAACCAGATGATAAACCATTCACCGGGTTGATTTGAACACCAACCATGAAACCTTCACCCTGTACCCAACCAATTAATTCCATTAGATACGAGCACAGGTATCTAGTTTTACCAGAGTGATAACTGATGAGAATATTACCTCTGATTTGTATCCCATACATGTCGCAATAGCAGACTCAAGATCAGCACCAGAGTGCACAGCCTAAAGAAATAGAAGTAGAATAGCATTTGATCACTGATAAACAAATGGCGCGTGATATTTTACTTAATTATTCTTGAACAGGGATAAGAATGCCACTCAAAATGATATATTTATTTTTGAAAATTGCCATCGGCTATGCGGCTGACAAGTTAAACCTTCCTCTAGGAAACGTGGAATTATCATGATCAGCAGGGCAACATCATATATTTTCCATAATAGCACAACTAGGATCTAAAGAtagatactccctccgatccaaaataagtgtcgcttaTAGATACtcccttagttcaaaactgcgacacttattttggatcggagggagtaatagaTAGTGATCAGGCTTTAATTCTAACTTGCCCCAGTTCATACATAATCAATAAGCTCGGTATAGTCGTCATAGAAATTTGGCATGGCTCCGACTAGTGAAAGTGTGTCACCAGTCTAGGTCAACAATGAAAGCGTACTACTGTCTAAGATTTGTGGCTGTAGCCAGTTTCTATGAGAAATGGTTTGCCCACGTCAAGCCGGCTTCCTCACCACGAGGTAGGATAGCCTTTAGGTCAGAGATGGCATGCTGAGGGATAACGGGTGAGCAGAGAAAGAAGACGCGATAATACATTGCATTCAAGCTGGATTGAATCAATGTGCGTGGCAGTCCTTACATAACAATCCAAATGAAGGACAATTTGACGATCTTATCTTCCTATTCGGCCAGAGAGGCTGCAGCTAGGGTTGAATATGGAGAGCCATGATAAGTGGAAACACACTCTCAAATCTCAACGAAAGACTATCCTTCTGATCATCTCTTTGGCTCCAGAAAATAGCCCATTATCGGAAGAGATGTGTTGACTCTGTCTGACTACAGAAGTAATGATTGCTAGATTATTTGAGATGACTAGAACCGG
This portion of the Triticum dicoccoides isolate Atlit2015 ecotype Zavitan chromosome 7A, WEW_v2.0, whole genome shotgun sequence genome encodes:
- the LOC119328876 gene encoding chaperone protein dnaJ C76, chloroplastic-like produces the protein MAGFFSTCAASDHYCLQLRSGSAHHELIRPNKYRRTMIRCCSTAKGKTRRDYYQVLGVATHSTPQEIKEAYRKLQKQHHPDIAGDKGHDHALLLNEAYEVLMRSSSRKADGFGKSRGGFGSGYTGDGYSSWNGPIRSQALFVDENKCIGCRECVHHAGETFAMDDVLGSAHVEVQFGDVEQQIQVAVESCPVNCIHWVGSEELPVLEFMARPQPKEGHGVFGGGWERPKDVFAAARNFSRKLEKQERQESSRGASGGEDMEAETAAQAEARRHAGQELRWKSLFDVWNGLGDWRKSGTDR